The following proteins come from a genomic window of Gossypium raimondii isolate GPD5lz chromosome 5, ASM2569854v1, whole genome shotgun sequence:
- the LOC105768735 gene encoding dnaJ homolog subfamily C GRV2 isoform X3, producing the protein MESASMHLKHLAAAAKDAVAEGGSIPGSRAKLWRRIREFNACIPYSGVPPNIEVPEVAMMALITMLPATPNLPLESSPLPPPSPKAAATVVGFVACLRRLLASKSAASHVMSFPAAVGRIMGLLRNGSQGIAAEAAGLVAALIGGGPRDTNLLTDSKGEQHATIMHTKSVLFSQSGYVSILVNRLKPMSVSPLLSMTIVEVLEAMICDPHGETTQYTVFVELLRQVAGLKRRLFAMFGHPAEGVRETVAVIMRTIAEEDAIAAESMREAALRDGALLRHLLHAFFLFDGERREVSRQLVALWADSYQPALELLSRVLPPGLVAYLHTRSDGVLEDSIQEGILTSKRQSRLLQQRRGRTGQGITSQEQPFPSVNNFEAGDAVRQMNAGYQKSTIDPNAGQVSNQSSAAYSVESLTTDAYSTGISQNGHLVMAASTDVPSANVHGASEINASNAVDSDSNVVGSHNTGLPTPAQVVVENTPVGSGRLLCNWPEFWRAFSLDHNRADLIWNERTRQELREALQAEAHKLDVEKGRTEDIVPGCATVETMSDQECILRISWNYSEFSISYPSLSKEVCVGQYYLRLLLESGSSDRAQDFPLRDPVAFFRALYHRFLCDADIGLTVGGAVPDELGSSDDWCDVGRLDGFGGGGGSSVRELCARAMSIVYEHHCNTIGPFEGTAHITVLLDRTDDRTLRHRLLLLLKVLMKVLANVESCVLVGGCVLAVDLLTVVHEASERTAIPLQSNLIAATAFMEPLKEWMYSDKDGEEVGPLEKDAIRRLWSKNAIDWTTRCWASGMVDWKRLRDIRELRWALSGRVPVLTPTQVGEAALSVLHSMVSAHSDLDDAGEMVTPTPRVKRILSSPRCIPHIAQAMLSGEPSIVEAAAALLKAIVTRNPKAMMRLYSTGAFYFALAYAGSNLFSIAQLFSVTHLLQAFHGGEEAAVSSSLPLAKRSVLGGLLPESLLYVLERSGPLAFAAAMVSDSDTPEIIWTHKMRAENLICQVLQHLGDFPQQLSQHCHSLYDYAPMPPVTYPELRDEMWCHRYYLRNLCDEIRFPSWPIVEHVEFLQSLLVMWREELTRKPMDLSEEEACKILEITLGDVSSDVADQKYSHKVTEEISTISKQIENIDEETLKRQYRKLAMKYHPDKNPEGREKFLAVQRAYERIQATMQGLQGPQPWRLLLLLKGQCILYRRYGDVLVPFKYAGYPMLLSAVTVDKEDNNFLSSERAPLLVTASELVWLTCASSSLNGEELVRDGGIKLLATLLSRCMFVVQPTTTANEPSAIIVTNVIRTFSVLSQFETARDEMLELSGLVQDIVHCTELELVPAALDASLQTIAHVSVSSDLQDAFIKAGVLWYLLPLLLQYDSTAEDSDTSKSHGVGARVQIAKNMHAIRASQALSRLSGLCSDESSTPYNAPVVNALRALLTPKLASMLRDQVPKDLLSKLNSNLESPEIIWNSATRAELLKFVDQQRASLGPDGSYDLKDSHIFGYEALSKELFVGNVYLRVYNNQPDLEISEPEAFCVALIGFIAFLVHNVREILNINISSPKSDEHQSDTTGTSVNEQQVPDDSMATSDVKDKEENLMIKNLQFGLKSLKNLLSTHSNLASIFSTKEKLLPIFECFSVPVAPESNIPQLCLKILSLLTAYASSSEAMVADGSNLLLLLQMLHSAPACREGALHVLYALASTPELAWAAAKHGGIVYILALLLPLQEEIPLQQRAAAASLLGKLVAQPMHGPRVAITLARFFPDGLVSIIRDGPGEAVVSALEQNTETPELVWTPAMAASLSAQIATMVSNLYHEQTKGRVIDWDVPEQPSSQQEMRDEPQVGGIYVRLFLKDPKFPLRNPKRFLEGLLDQYLSSIAATHYESQSVDSGLPLLLSAALVSLLRVHPALADHVGYLGYVPKLVAAVAFEGKRETMSLGEMKDGNSMEGLAYEPDEQPSQTPQELVRLSCLRVLHQLAASTICAEAMAATSVGTPQVVPLLMKAIGWQGGSILALETLKRLVGAGNRARDALVAQGLKVGLVEVLLGLLDWRAGGRSGFCSQMKWNESEASIGRVLAIEVLHAFATEGAHWVKVREILNSSNVWSAYKDQKHDLFLPSNAQSAAAGIAGLIENPSSRLTYALTAPSQTSQARSPASKVSDLNGSEDQPS; encoded by the exons ATGGAAAGTGCATCCATGCATTTGAAACACTTGGCTGCTGCTGCCAAAGATGCTGTCGCTGAAGGTGGTTCCATTCCTGGTTCAAGAGCTAAGCTATGGCGTAGAATAAGGGAGTTTAATGCATGCATTCCATATAGTGGAGTGCCTCCTAATATTGAAGTACCTGAGGTGGCTATGATGGCCTTGATTACAATGCTTCCAGCAACACCAAATCTTCCTCTGGAGTCCTCTCCCTTGCCTCCTCCTTCACCTAAAGCAGCTGCAACAGTGGTGGGCTTTGTTGCATGTTTACGTAGATTGTTAGCTTCCAAAAGTGCTGCTTCTCATGTTATGTCTTTTCCTGCTGCCGTTGGAAGAATAATGGGCTTACTTAGAAATGGATCTCAGGGTATAGCTGCTGAAGCAGCAGGGCTTGTTGCAGCACTCATTGGAGGTGGTCCTAGGGATACAAATCTTCTAACAGATTCTAAAGGGGAGCAACATGCCACAATTATGCATACTAAGTCTGTACTGTTCTCTCAGTCTGGTTATGTTAGTATCCTTGTCAACAGATTGAAACCAATGTCTGTGTCGCCTTTACTGTCCATGACTATTGTTGAAGTTCTGGAGGCTATGATATGTGATCCACATGGTGAAACTACCCAGTACACAGTTTTTGTTGAGCTGTTGCGCCAAGTAGCTGGTTTGAAGCGCCGTTTATTTGCTATGTTTGGCCATCCTGCAGAAGGTGTCAGGGAAACAGTTGCCGTGATAATGCGTACTATTGCAGAAGAAGATGCAATTGCCGCTGAGTCAATGCGAGAGGCTGCTTTACGTGATGGTGCTCTATTGAGGCATTTATTACAtgcatttttcctttttgatggTGAGCGTCGTGAGGTTAGTCGACAGCTTGTTGCCTTATGGGCAGATTCCTACCAACCAGCTCTAGAGTTATTGTCTAGAGTTTTGCCTCCAGGACTTGTTGCTTATTTGCACACACGTTCTGATGGAGTACTTGaagattcaattcaagaaggAATATTGACCAGCAAAAGACAGAGTCGCTTACTTCAGCAGAGGAGGGGTCGTACAGGGCAGGGGATTACATCACAAGAGCAACCTTTCCCTtctgttaataattttgaagcTGGTGATGCTGTGAGGCAGATGAATGCTGGTTACCAGAAATCTACCATAGACCCTAATGCCGGTCAAGTTTCAAACCAATCTTCTGCTGCTTACTCCGTGGAAAGTTTGACAACTGATGCTTACTCCACAGGAATTTCTCAAAATGGCCATTTGGTTATGGCAGCTTCCACTGATGTCCCATCAGCAAATGTGCATGGAGCATCAGAAATAAATGCTTCAAATGCAGTTGATTCTGACAGCAATGTAGTTGGGTCACATAACACTGGTCTTCCAACACCTGCTCAGGTTGTTGTGGAGAACACACCTGTTGGTTCTGGTCGCCTACTTTGTAATTGGCCTGAATTCTGGCGGGCTTTTAGCCTTGATCATAACCGTGCAGATTTGATCTGGAATGAGCGTACTAGGCAAGAGCTGAGGGAGGCTTTGCAAGCTGAGGCTCACAAGTTGGATGTTGAGAAGGGGCGCACTGAAGATATTGTTCCTGGATGTGCTACAGTAGAGACTATGAGTGACCAAGAATGTATTCTGAGGATCTCTTGGAACTATTCTGAGTTCTCGATCAGTTATCCTAGTTTGTCCAAGGAGGTTTGTGTTGGTCAGTATTATCTCCGCTTGTTGCTTGAGAGTGGTAGTAGTGACAGGGCACAGGATTTTCCACTTCGTGATCCTGTTGCTTTCTTCAGAGCACTCTATCACCGGTTTTTATGTGATGCTGACATAGGCCTTACAGTAGGTGGTGCTGTACCGGATGAACTGGGTTCATCTGATGATTGGTGTGATGTGGGAAGGTTAGATGGTTTTGGAGGAGGTGGAGGCTCTTCAGTTAGGGAGCTTTGTGCAAGGGCTATGTCAATTGTGTATGAACACCATTGCAATACAATAGGCCCTTTTGAAGGGACTGCACATATTACAGTTCTCTTGGACAGAACAGATGATAGAACTTTGAGACACCGTCTACTTCTTCTTTTGAAG GTTTTGATGAAGGTTTTAGCTAATGTGGAATCTTGTGTTTTGGTGGGAGGGTGCGTACTAGCCGTTGATTTGCTAACAGTGGTTCATGAAGCTTCAGAGAGGACTGCCATCCCTTTGCAATCAAATTTGATAGCTGCTACTGCTTTTATGGAGCCACTAAAGGAATGGATGTATTCTGACAAAGATGGTGAAGAGGTTGGACCTTTGGAGAAGGATGCTATCAGAAGGTTGTGGTCAAAGAATGCTATTGATTGGACAACAAGGTGCTGGGCTTCTGGGATGGTAGACTGGAAGAGGTTACGAGATATTCGTGAGCTTCGTTGGGCACTATCTGGTCGGGTTCCTGTCCTTACACCAACTCAG GTAGGAGAGGCTGCACTTTCTGTGTTACATAGCATGGTTTCTGCACATTCAGACTTAGATGATGCTGGTGAAATGGTCACCCCTACTCCAAGGGTAAAAAGGATTCTGTCAAGTCCTCGTTGCATTCCACATATAGCCCAG GCTATGCTGTCTGGGGAGCCAAGTATTGTTGAGGCTGCTGCTGCGTTGCTGAAGGCTATTGTTACCAGAAATCCAAAGGCCATGATGCGTCTGTATAGCACAGGTGCATTTTATTTTGCCCTGGCATACGCTGGATCCAACCTCTTTTCTATTGCACAACTCTTCTCAGTAACCCATTTACTTCAAGCTTTTCATGGTGGAGAAGAAGCTGCAGTTTCCTCTTCATTACCCCTTGCTAAACGTAGTGTATTAGGTGGACTTCTGCCTGAATCTCTACTGTACGTTTTAGAGCGTAGTGGCCCTCTTGCATTTGCTGCAGCAATGGTTTCCGACTCTGATACTCCTGAGATCATTTGGACACATAAAATGCGAGCagaaaatctgatttgtcaG GTTTTGCAGCATCTTGGTGATTTCCCCCAGCAGCTGTCACAACACTGTCATTCTTTATATGATTATGCTCCTATGCCACCAGTTACTTATCCAGAGCTTAGAGATGAAATGTGGTGTCACCGTTATTATCTTCGAAATTTATGTGATGAGATCCGTTTTCCAAGTTGGCCAATTGTTGAGCATGTAGAGTTTCTACAGTCCTTGCTAGTAATGTGGCGAGAAGAGTTGACACGGAAACCAATGGATCTTTCTGAGGAAGAAGCTTGCAAAATCTTAGAGATTACTTTGGGCGATGTATCCAGTGATGTTGCTGATCAGAAGTATTCTCACAAGGTGACAGAAGAGATATCTACCATATCCAAACAAATTGAAAACATTGATGAAGAGACGCTTAAGAGACAGTATAGGAAACTTGCAATGAAATACCATCCTGACAAAAACCCTGAAGGGAGGGAGAAATTTCTTGCTGTACAGAGGGCTTATGAACGAATTCAG gCCACTATGCAAGGTTTGCAAGGTCCCCAGCCTTGGAGGTTGTTGCTTTTGTTGAAAGGACAATGCATCTTGTACAGACGATATGGAGATGTACTGGTACCATTTAAATATGCTGGTTATCCCATGTTGCTCAGTGCAGTAACTGTTGACAAAGAAGATAACAATTTTCTTTCCTCTGAGAGAGCACCTCTTCTTGTCACGGCATCAGAGCTTGTTTGGCTTAC gTGTGCATCTTCCTCATTGAATGGTGAAGAACTTGTTAGAGATGGTGGGATAAAACTTCTAGCGACACTTCTCTCTCGTTGCATGTTTGTAGTTCAACCGACTACTACTGCAAATGAACCATCTGCTATCATCGTTACCAATGTGATACGAACCTTTTCTGTTCTGAGTCAGTTTGAGACTGCTAGGGATGAGATGCTTGAGCTTTCTGGACTGGTTCAGGACATAGTGCACTGCACTGAACTTGAGCTTGTGCCTGCAGCTCTTGATGCTTCCCTCCAGACTATTGCTCATGTTTCTGTGTCCTCTGATTTGCAAGATGCCTTCATAAAGGCTGGAGTGCTATG GTACCTGTTGCCATTGTTGCTTCAGTATGACTCAACTGCAGAGGATTCTGATACGTCAAAGTCGCATGGTGTTGGTGCTCGTGTTCAAATTGCAAAAAACATGCATGCTATACGCGCATCTCAGGCTTTATCTAGGCTTAGTGGGTTATGCAGTGACGAGAGTTCAACACCTTATAATGCACCTGTTGTCAATGCGCTCAGAGCTTTACTAACTCCAAAACTTGCCAGTATGTTGAGAGATCAAGTACCAAAAGACCTACTGTCCAAGTTGAACTCAAACTTGGAGTCACCAGAG ATCATCTGGAACTCTGCAACTCGAGCGGAACTGCTTAAATTTGTGGATCAGCAACGTGCTAGCCTGGGTCCAGACGGTTCATATGACCTGAAAGATTCTCATATCTTTGGCTATGAAGCGCTTTCAAAGGAACTTTTTGTTGGCAATGTTTATTTGAGGGTTTATAATAATCAACCTGACTTGGAGATCAGTGAACCAGAAGCATTCTGTGTGGCTTTGATTGGTTTTATAGCTTTTCTAGTTCACAATGTTCGGGAAATACTTAATATCAACATCTCATCCCCTAAGTCTGATGAACATCAGAGTGACACAACTGGTACATCAGTAAACGAGCAGCAAGTTCCTGATGACTCTATGGCCACATCTGATGTGAAAGATAAGGAAGAAAATCTGATGATTAAGAACCTTCAATTTGGACTTAAGTCACTTAAG aACTTGCTGAGCACGCATTCAAATTTGGCTTCCATATTTTCTACTAAAGAGAAGCTATTGCCAATTTTTGAATGCTTTTCTGTGCCTGTTGCTCCAGAAAGCAACATTCCTCAGCTTTGCCTGAAGATTCTCTCTCTCTTGACTGCATATGCTTCTTCCTCAGAGGCCATGGTTGCAGACGGGTCTAATCTTCTTCTTTTGCTGCAAATGCTCCACTCTGCCCCGGCTTGCAGAGAAGGGGCACTTCATGTTCTCTATGCTTTGGCAAGCACGCCTGAACTTGCTTGGGCAGCTGCCAAGCATGGTGGTATTGTTTACATTCTTGCACTTCTCTTGCCTTTACAAG AAGAAATACCCTTGCAGCAAAGAGCGGCAGCAGCCTCTTTATTGGGTAAGCTTGTCGCGCAGCCAATGCATGGACCTAGAGTTGCCATAACATTAGCAAGGTTTTTTCCGGATGGCCTAGTATCAATCATAAGGGATGGCCCTGGTGAAGCTGTTGTGTCTGCCCTTGAGCAGAATACAGAAACGCCAGAACTCGTATGGACACCAGCCATGGCAGCTTCTTTGTCTGCACAAATTGCTACTATGGTATCAAATCTATACCATGAACAAACAAAAGGCCGTGTCATTGACTGGGATGTACCTGAGCAACCTTCTTCGCAGCAGGAGATGAGAGATGAACCACAG GTTGGTGGGATCTATGTCAGGTTATTCCTTAAAGATCCCAAATTCCCTCTTAGAAATCCCAAGAGATTCCTGGAAGGGCTTCTGGACCAGTACTTGTCTTCTATTGCTGCCACTCATTATGAGTCACAATCTGTGGACTCTGGGCTTCCTTTGCTTCTTTCTGCTGCTTTGGTTTCATTATTGCGAGTGCACCCTGCACTTGCAGACCATGTTGGTTATCTAGGGTATGTGCCTAAACTTGTTGCTGCTGTGGCTTTTGAAGGAAAACGAGAAACTATGTCATTAGGTGAGATGAAAGATGGCAATAGTATGGAAGGCCTAGCATATGAACCTGATGAGCAACCTTCACAAACTCCACAAGAACTTGTGCGACTTAGTTGTTTGCGGGTTCTGCATCAGCTTGCTGCCAGTACAATATGTGCTGAAGCCATGGCTGCAACAAGTGTTGGAACACCTCAA GTTGTTCCACTTCTAATGAAAGCTATAGGATGGCAAGGGGGAAGCATTCTAGCGCTGGAAACACTAAAACGTCTTGTTGGTGCTGGTAATCGAGCTAGGGATGCACTTGTTGCTCAAGGACTTAA